One Bartonella sp. TP genomic window carries:
- a CDS encoding cysteine desulfurase, translating to MMFDIQKVRADFPALEQKIYGNRLAYLDSAASAQKPKAVIESITLGLSANYANVHRGLHFLANEATEAYETARITVKKFLNASQEDEIIFVKNATEAINLVAYSWGMKNLKSGDEILLSSLEHHANIVPWHFLRERLGVELKFVPLNSEGNFDLPEFEKAISKKTKLLAISHMSNVTGEILPIEAIIKKAKAYDLPVLVDGSQAVVHKQVDVQALGCDWYVFTGHKLYGPTGIGVLYGKKERLEDMPPFLGGGEMIAEVTTSSVSYNVPPFRFEAGTPPIIEAIGLTAAITYVESLGYDSIANYEKELSLYAKEALSAIKDLSFYGAVELKHGIFSFNLKNIHPHDLATYLDRKGVAIRAGTHCAQPLLSIFGITACARASLALYSNKADIDQLITALDQAKRFFDGK from the coding sequence ATGATGTTTGACATACAAAAAGTTCGGGCTGATTTTCCAGCATTGGAACAAAAAATTTATGGTAATAGGCTGGCCTATTTAGATAGTGCCGCGTCTGCACAGAAACCCAAAGCAGTGATTGAATCTATTACCCTGGGGCTGAGTGCTAATTACGCCAATGTTCATCGCGGGCTACATTTTTTGGCAAATGAAGCTACAGAGGCTTATGAAACAGCGCGTATTACAGTAAAAAAATTTTTAAATGCAAGCCAAGAAGATGAAATTATTTTTGTAAAAAATGCAACCGAAGCCATAAATTTAGTAGCATATAGTTGGGGCATGAAAAATCTAAAATCTGGTGATGAAATTTTATTGTCCAGCCTAGAGCATCATGCAAATATAGTACCATGGCATTTTTTGCGGGAGAGACTTGGCGTTGAGTTAAAATTCGTACCCCTAAATAGTGAAGGAAATTTTGATTTACCAGAATTTGAAAAAGCGATAAGTAAAAAAACCAAACTTTTAGCTATTAGCCATATGTCGAATGTTACAGGCGAAATTTTACCAATTGAAGCAATTATAAAAAAAGCTAAAGCTTATGATCTTCCGGTTCTTGTAGATGGTTCACAAGCCGTAGTACATAAGCAAGTTGATGTACAGGCACTTGGCTGTGACTGGTACGTTTTCACTGGTCATAAGCTTTATGGTCCTACAGGCATTGGTGTGTTATATGGCAAAAAAGAGCGTTTAGAGGATATGCCACCTTTTTTAGGTGGTGGGGAAATGATAGCAGAAGTTACTACCAGTTCTGTAAGCTATAATGTACCGCCCTTTAGGTTTGAGGCGGGAACGCCACCAATAATTGAAGCGATAGGGCTAACAGCAGCTATTACTTATGTAGAAAGCCTAGGCTATGATTCTATAGCAAATTATGAAAAAGAACTAAGCTTGTACGCCAAGGAAGCTTTAAGCGCTATAAAGGACTTGTCTTTTTACGGAGCAGTGGAATTAAAACATGGCATTTTTTCATTCAATTTAAAAAATATTCATCCCCATGATCTAGCTACATATTTAGATAGAAAAGGGGTAGCCATACGAGCGGGCACGCACTGCGCTCAGCCTTTATTATCTATCTTTGGCATAACCGCCTGCGCCAGGGCTTCATTAGCCCTGTATAGCAACAAAGCAGATATAGATCAACTAATTACAGCGCTTGACCAAGCAAAAAGGTTTTTTGATGGAAAGTGA
- a CDS encoding SUF system Fe-S cluster assembly protein: MESEETQLTKDIIAALKTVYDPEIPVDVYELGLIYKVDIEEGNVIKILMTLTAPNCPVAGDLPKWVEDAVSAVEGVQMAEVTLTFTPPWTKDLMSEEAQIALNYY, from the coding sequence ATGGAAAGTGAAGAAACGCAATTAACAAAAGACATAATAGCAGCACTCAAGACCGTTTACGATCCAGAAATTCCGGTAGATGTATATGAATTAGGCCTAATATACAAAGTGGATATCGAAGAAGGAAATGTAATTAAAATTTTAATGACGTTAACGGCACCAAATTGCCCCGTAGCTGGCGATTTGCCAAAATGGGTAGAAGACGCGGTAAGCGCCGTTGAAGGTGTGCAAATGGCTGAGGTTACCCTAACCTTTACACCGCCTTGGACCAAAGATCTGATGTCAGAAGAAGCGCAGATAGCTCTGAATTATTATTGA